From a single Nostoc edaphicum CCNP1411 genomic region:
- the dcd gene encoding dCTP deaminase has translation MAQQGLISPFEPSLIRKVQKDESVAIQPVISYGLSSYGYDIRLSSAEFRIFRHIPGTVVDPKNFNPQNLEPTALHTDASGSYFILPAHSYGLGVALEKLEVPENITVICIGKSTYARCGIIANLTPAEAAWRGHLTLEFSNSSSADCRIYANEGVVQLLFLEGEPCAISYEARQGKYQDQLEIVTLARI, from the coding sequence ATGGCTCAACAGGGTTTGATTTCACCCTTTGAGCCAAGTTTAATCCGAAAAGTGCAAAAAGATGAGTCTGTAGCGATTCAACCTGTAATTAGCTACGGGTTGTCTTCTTATGGCTACGATATACGCCTTTCCTCGGCTGAGTTCCGCATTTTTCGCCACATTCCCGGAACTGTAGTTGATCCCAAAAACTTTAATCCCCAAAATCTGGAGCCAACAGCACTGCACACAGATGCCAGTGGCAGCTACTTTATTTTACCGGCTCATTCCTATGGGCTTGGGGTTGCTCTAGAAAAACTGGAGGTTCCTGAGAATATTACAGTAATTTGTATAGGTAAGTCTACGTATGCACGTTGTGGCATAATAGCAAATTTAACGCCTGCTGAGGCTGCATGGCGGGGTCATTTAACTTTAGAATTTTCCAATTCTTCCAGCGCCGACTGTCGCATCTACGCCAATGAAGGCGTGGTGCAACTGCTATTTTTAGAGGGTGAACCCTGCGCTATTAGTTATGAAGCAAGACAGGGCAAATATCAGGATCAGCTAGAGATTGTTACATTGGCTCGCATATAA
- a CDS encoding P-loop NTPase family protein gives MVAQLETQSINSTLTLPYPVEGLVQVFTSSHRNFFTSVMAQSLRIAGQGTPVLIVQFLKGGIRQGQERPIQLGQNLDWIRCDLPRCIDTPHLDDTENKALQKLWQYTQQVVCESKYSLVVLDELSLAINFGLIPETEVLAFLAKRPPHVDIILTGPEMPKSLLDVADQITEIRRSYRP, from the coding sequence ATGGTTGCCCAGCTAGAAACTCAAAGTATCAATTCAACCCTGACCCTACCATATCCAGTTGAAGGGCTAGTGCAAGTTTTTACTAGCTCCCATCGCAATTTTTTTACGAGCGTGATGGCTCAATCACTGAGAATAGCTGGACAAGGAACGCCAGTATTAATAGTGCAGTTCCTCAAAGGAGGTATTCGCCAAGGACAGGAAAGGCCTATACAATTAGGACAAAATTTAGATTGGATTCGGTGTGATTTGCCTCGTTGTATCGATACACCACATCTTGATGATACGGAAAATAAAGCCTTACAAAAGCTGTGGCAGTATACACAACAGGTAGTGTGCGAGAGTAAGTATTCTCTCGTGGTTTTAGATGAGTTAAGTTTAGCGATTAACTTTGGTTTAATTCCTGAAACGGAGGTTTTAGCGTTTCTGGCAAAACGCCCTCCCCACGTCGATATCATTCTCACAGGGCCAGAGATGCCAAAATCTCTCTTAGATGTGGCAGATCAAATTACAGAAATCCGCCGGAGTTATCGACCTTAA